In Gossypium hirsutum isolate 1008001.06 chromosome D06, Gossypium_hirsutum_v2.1, whole genome shotgun sequence, one genomic interval encodes:
- the LOC107915924 gene encoding ankyrin repeat-containing protein BDA1 yields MESKLYEAAAEGNVTIFLELIRQDHLLLDRVLVNYAIETPLHVAAMLGHTDFVREIIQRKPEFTRELDSRGSSPLHLASAKGYVDIVKALLFVNPDMCLAVDIEERNPLHLAAMKGQVHVLNELVRVRPQAARVTVSWGETILHLCVKYGQFASFKAVVEVMNNQEFVNAKDDYGMTVLHLAVAYKQIETIKFLLTSTSVEVNGLNANGLSALDVLARSRRGLKDFDIAESLRDAGALRAAEISHWRIETPPLIAQNVATNQPDREYQWVQKTYKKEDWLTRKRDSLMVVASLMATMSFQAGLTPPGGLWQDDFTGAATERSHEAGTSIIADTNQSYYSQYLAANTISFMASMSIILLLITGLPFKRRLFMWILTVIVWIAISSMGFTYRISLLVFTPKSQKLTVTRVLEYAVIAWIGVMALLLLAHTIRLIVIVFSKVENVKEETQKPPPPLSYTKNINL; encoded by the exons ATGGAAAGCAAGCTTTATGAAGCAGCAGCAGAAGGGAATGTAACTATTTTCTTAGAATTAATTCGACAGGATCACTTGCTTCTTGATAGAGTGCTGGTTAATTATGCCATTGAAACTCCTTTACATGTTGCAGCAATGCTTGGACATACAGATTTTGTGAGGGAGATTATACAAAGGAAGCCAGAGTTCACCAGAGAACTAGATTCAAGGGGTTCATCACCTCTTCACTTGGCATCAGCCAAAGGGTATGTCGACATAGTTAAAGCATTGCTATTTGTAAACCCTGACATGTGCCTGGCTGTTGATATAGAAGAAAGAAACCCTCTTCATCTTGCAGCCATGAAAGGCCAGGTTCATGTTTTGAATGAGCTAGTCCGTGTTAGACCGCAAGCGGCTCGAGTCACCGTGTCATGGGGAGAGACCATATTGCATTTGTGTGTCAAGTATGGACAATTTGCGTCTTTCAAGGCAGTGGTTGAAGTAATGAACAACCAAGAATTTGTGAATGCTAAAGATGATTATGGCATGACAGTTTTGCACCTAGCTGTTGCTTACAAGCAAATTGAG ACAATAAAATTTTTGCTTACCAGTACTAGCGTTGAAGTAAATGGTCTAAACGCAAATGGTTTATCTGCATTGGACGTTCTTGCACGAAGTAGGAGAGGATTGAAAGACTTTGACATTGCTGAGTCCCTTCGAGATGCCGGAGCTCTAAGAGCCGCAGAAATTTCGCATTGGAGGATTGAAACACCACCTCTAATTGCTCAAAATGTTGCAACCAACCAACCAGACAGAGAATATCAGTGGGTGCAAAAGACTTACAAGAAGGAAGATTGGCTAACAAGAAAGCGAGATTCGTTGATGGTAGTGGCATCACTTATGGCAACAATGTCTTTCCAAGCTGGACTAACCCCTCCTGGTGGTTTATGGCAAGATGATTTCACAGGAGCAGCCACCGAGAGATCTCACGAAGCAGGAACTTCAATAATAGCAGATACGAACCAAAGCTATTATAGTCAGTACCTTGCTGCCAACACAATAAGTTTCATGGCATCGATGAGCATCATCTTGCTTCTGATTACTGGATTGCCTTTCAAACGAAGACTTTTCATGTGGATTTTAACCGTGATTGTGTGGATTGCTATCTCATCCATGGGCTTTACATACAGAATTTCACTTCTTGTTTTCACACCAAAATCACAGAAACTAACTGTCACTAGGGTGCTTGAATATGCTGTGATAGCGTGGATTGGGGTGATGGCTCTTCTTCTTTTGGCCCACACCATTCGCCTGATTGTAATTGTTTTCAGCAAAGTTGAAAATGTAAAAGAGGAAACGCAAAAGCCGCCACCACCACTAAGCTACACgaaaaatataaacttataa